The following are encoded together in the Candidatus Flexicrinis proximus genome:
- a CDS encoding hydantoinase/oxoprolinase family protein — MSMNIGVDIGGTFTDLAVLENGQLRIHKVSSTPDDPARGMLEGILEVTGGDLSRLVSVAHGSTVATNAILERKGAKVAFLVTAGFRDLLAIGRQDRPKLYALHPTIPPLIVPRERSFEVAERLDYEGNILKPLDHAALDAVIEQIAALKVDAVAVCLLYSFVNPAHEQAVGARLHAVLGEDFPVALSSEVLPEFREYERASTTVMEAYVRPVMARYIRRLAETLPAPLRVMRSDGGVMRAARVEREAVQTALSGPAAGVIGALHVAKLRHIANIITLDMGGTSTDVALCPGDLSMRQDAQIDGLPLRIPMIDIETVGAGGGSIARLDTGGALRVGPESAGAQPGPVCYGRGGTEPTVTDANVVLGRIDPARFLGGRMQIDAAGARQAIERLGAAMGFSVEAAARGVIEVANANIERAVRRVSVARGHDPRKFTLVAFGGAGGLHACEVADRLGIRRVLVPLYPGVLCALGLLLARIEVSRAKSVMQPIDTSAVYSDLDSESQKLLDECSSELILEQIAPERRAATVSAEMRYVGQAYELSVPFDPSGAVLAERFHAAHKTAYGHDLPGRACEVVTLRARGYGVLDAPTFYWQPMTPHDLEGDLFERDALTPGARFDGPALVTQLDATTYVPEGWRAHVDGYGNLFLEK, encoded by the coding sequence CTGAGTATGAACATCGGCGTAGACATCGGCGGGACGTTCACCGACCTTGCGGTTCTGGAAAACGGACAACTGCGAATCCACAAAGTGAGCAGCACGCCAGACGACCCGGCGCGCGGGATGCTGGAAGGCATCCTGGAGGTGACCGGCGGCGACCTGTCGCGACTGGTCAGTGTGGCGCACGGGTCAACGGTGGCGACCAACGCGATCCTGGAGCGCAAGGGCGCGAAGGTGGCGTTTCTGGTGACGGCCGGGTTCCGCGATCTGCTGGCGATCGGGCGGCAGGACCGGCCGAAGCTGTACGCGCTGCATCCCACCATCCCGCCGCTGATCGTGCCGCGCGAACGGAGCTTCGAAGTGGCCGAGCGGCTCGATTACGAGGGCAACATTCTCAAGCCGCTGGATCACGCCGCGCTCGACGCGGTCATCGAGCAGATCGCGGCGCTGAAGGTGGACGCGGTGGCGGTGTGCCTGCTGTACAGCTTCGTGAATCCGGCGCACGAGCAGGCGGTGGGCGCGCGGCTCCACGCGGTGCTGGGCGAGGATTTCCCGGTCGCGCTGTCCTCAGAGGTGCTGCCGGAATTCCGCGAGTACGAGCGGGCGAGCACAACGGTGATGGAAGCGTATGTGCGGCCGGTGATGGCACGCTATATCCGGCGGCTGGCGGAGACACTGCCTGCCCCGCTGCGGGTGATGCGCTCAGATGGCGGGGTGATGCGGGCGGCGCGAGTCGAACGCGAGGCGGTGCAGACGGCGCTGAGCGGGCCGGCGGCCGGAGTGATTGGCGCGCTGCACGTCGCCAAGCTGCGGCATATCGCCAACATCATCACGCTGGACATGGGCGGGACCTCGACCGACGTGGCGCTGTGTCCGGGCGACCTGAGTATGCGGCAGGACGCGCAGATCGACGGGCTGCCGCTGCGCATCCCGATGATCGATATCGAGACGGTGGGCGCGGGCGGCGGATCGATCGCGCGGCTGGATACCGGCGGGGCGCTGCGGGTGGGGCCGGAGTCGGCAGGCGCGCAGCCGGGGCCGGTATGCTACGGGCGCGGCGGGACCGAGCCGACGGTGACGGACGCGAACGTCGTGCTGGGCCGGATCGATCCGGCGCGATTTCTGGGCGGGCGGATGCAGATCGATGCGGCGGGCGCGCGGCAGGCGATCGAACGGCTGGGCGCGGCGATGGGATTTAGCGTGGAAGCGGCGGCACGCGGGGTGATCGAAGTCGCCAACGCCAACATCGAGCGGGCGGTGCGGCGGGTGAGCGTGGCGCGCGGCCACGATCCGCGCAAGTTCACGCTGGTGGCGTTTGGCGGGGCGGGTGGACTGCATGCGTGCGAGGTCGCCGACCGGCTGGGCATCCGGCGGGTGCTGGTTCCACTGTATCCGGGGGTGCTGTGCGCGCTGGGGCTGCTGCTGGCCCGCATCGAGGTCAGCCGCGCAAAATCGGTGATGCAGCCGATCGACACCAGCGCGGTTTACAGCGATCTCGATTCGGAATCGCAGAAATTGCTTGACGAATGTTCGTCAGAATTGATTTTGGAACAGATTGCGCCGGAACGCCGCGCGGCCACGGTCAGCGCCGAGATGCGCTATGTCGGACAGGCCTACGAATTGAGCGTCCCGTTCGACCCGTCCGGCGCGGTGCTGGCCGAGCGGTTCCATGCCGCGCACAAAACCGCCTACGGTCACGACCTGCCCGGCCGCGCCTGCGAGGTCGTCACGCTGCGCGCCCGCGGGTATGGCGTACTGGACGCGCCGACTTTCTACTGGCAGCCAATGACGCCGCACGATCTCGAGGGCGACCTGTTCGAACGCGACGCCCTGACACCGGGCGCGCGCTTCGACGGCCCGGCGCTGGTCACGCAGCTCGACGCGACCACCTATGTGCCGGAGGGCTGGCGGGCGCATGTGGACGGCTACGGGAACCTGTTCCTGGAGAAGTAG
- a CDS encoding DUF1905 domain-containing protein, with protein sequence MTLREFDAVLFKDETPGSSAFIEVPFSVYEVYGVRGIFRVKGTADGVEYSAAYAPYSGKHWMVVRKDLMDILKKGPGDSVHFALEPDTAPRIITAPDDFAAALAENDVAQAAWDKLAYSHKKEYVSWIDEAKKRETRDRRIEKAVEMIAEGQVRKK encoded by the coding sequence ATGACCCTGCGCGAGTTCGACGCTGTGCTGTTCAAGGACGAAACTCCCGGATCGTCCGCCTTTATCGAAGTCCCCTTCAGCGTGTATGAAGTCTATGGCGTCCGCGGCATTTTCCGCGTCAAAGGCACCGCCGATGGCGTCGAGTACAGCGCCGCCTATGCGCCCTACAGCGGCAAGCACTGGATGGTCGTCCGCAAGGACTTGATGGACATCCTCAAGAAAGGCCCCGGCGACTCCGTCCATTTCGCGCTGGAGCCGGACACGGCGCCGCGTATCATCACCGCGCCCGACGACTTTGCCGCCGCGCTGGCCGAGAACGACGTCGCCCAGGCGGCATGGGACAAACTGGCCTACTCCCATAAGAAGGAATATGTGTCGTGGATCGACGAGGCCAAGAAGCGCGAAACCCGCGACCGCCGCATCGAAAAAGCCGTCGAGATGATCGCTGAAGGGCAGGTCAGGAAGAAGTGA
- a CDS encoding radical SAM protein, with protein MTTLHSRRAKSILTPQRGGFLASGALPFTHSFSPYTGCQFGTTACGQYCYAQFMPNWAVHAAGAPWGSEVWIKENAPEVLLDTLTALSPEKRRGLRIFMATTTDPYQPVEAKAEITRRCLEVFSRFDDLDLLLIQTRSPLVARDFALIASIPYAWLSITLETDDQSVVSRLGGGPTVSVRLKMIESAAALGIPTQVTVSPCLPHSENFAARLAATGARRIVVDSFVEGDGSGGRRTANSPFARSAGYDWRDPSPAQSLFEQLRALHPDVSWSAEGFSGIPPR; from the coding sequence GTGACGACCCTCCACTCCCGCCGTGCCAAATCGATCCTCACGCCCCAGCGCGGCGGCTTCCTCGCGTCGGGCGCGCTGCCCTTCACCCACAGCTTCTCGCCGTATACCGGCTGTCAGTTCGGCACGACCGCCTGCGGCCAGTACTGCTACGCACAGTTCATGCCCAACTGGGCGGTCCATGCGGCCGGCGCGCCGTGGGGCAGCGAGGTCTGGATCAAGGAAAACGCGCCCGAAGTGCTGCTGGACACCCTCACGGCCCTGTCACCGGAAAAGCGCCGCGGCCTGCGCATCTTCATGGCCACCACCACCGACCCCTATCAGCCGGTCGAGGCCAAAGCGGAGATTACGCGGCGCTGCCTCGAAGTCTTTTCTCGCTTCGACGACCTCGATCTGCTCCTCATCCAGACCCGCTCGCCGCTCGTCGCGCGCGATTTCGCCCTGATCGCGTCTATCCCCTACGCCTGGCTTTCTATCACCCTCGAAACCGACGACCAGTCGGTCGTCTCGCGCCTTGGCGGCGGCCCGACCGTGAGCGTGCGCCTCAAGATGATCGAATCGGCCGCAGCCCTCGGCATCCCAACTCAAGTCACCGTCAGTCCATGCCTGCCGCACTCCGAAAACTTCGCCGCCCGCCTCGCTGCCACCGGCGCGCGCCGCATCGTCGTCGACAGCTTCGTCGAAGGGGACGGCTCGGGAGGGCGCCGCACGGCCAATAGTCCATTCGCGCGGTCCGCCGGCTACGACTGGCGCGACCCGTCACCCGCACAATCCCTGTTCGAACAGCTTCGCGCCCTCCACCCCGATGTCTCGTGGAGCGCCGAGGGCTTCAGCGGCATTCCCCCGCGCTAA
- a CDS encoding LLM class flavin-dependent oxidoreductase, whose amino-acid sequence MVDALWFIPGHGDGPYLGTDIGKRAPTHEYLSSVARAIDSLGYYGALIPTGFGCEDSWVIASSMIPLTRRMKFLIAFRPGSLSPTLAARMAATMDRMSGGRLLLNIITGGDPVELKGDGTFESHDERYAITDEFLTIFRAVMQGEKIDFEGKYEHVEGARINFPPAQRPYPPLYFGGSSDAGIAVAAKHIDVYLSLIEPPDMIKPKLDKAKEAAAQHGREIGIGIRTHIIVRDTMEEAWAAADAILKHVTPEAIAAHREKMARFDSVGQSRMMQLSSNSYDGRDALEVYPNLWAGFSVVNKGLGTAIVGTPEVVAERLQQYVDLGADKFILSSYPHLEECYRVAETVLPLCSWWNPDHNKVAHRKDTLEWQ is encoded by the coding sequence ATGGTTGATGCGCTCTGGTTCATTCCCGGTCACGGCGACGGACCGTATCTTGGCACAGACATCGGCAAGCGTGCGCCGACGCATGAGTACCTGTCGTCGGTGGCACGCGCGATCGACTCGCTGGGCTACTATGGCGCGCTAATCCCGACCGGCTTCGGCTGCGAAGACAGTTGGGTGATCGCGTCATCGATGATCCCGCTGACGCGGCGCATGAAATTCCTGATCGCGTTCCGGCCGGGAAGCCTCTCCCCGACGCTGGCGGCGCGCATGGCGGCGACGATGGATCGGATGAGCGGCGGACGGCTGCTGCTGAACATCATCACCGGCGGCGACCCGGTGGAGCTGAAGGGCGACGGCACCTTCGAGTCACACGACGAGCGCTACGCGATCACCGATGAGTTCCTGACGATCTTCCGCGCCGTGATGCAAGGCGAAAAGATCGACTTCGAAGGCAAGTACGAGCATGTCGAAGGCGCGCGGATCAACTTTCCGCCGGCGCAGCGCCCCTACCCGCCGCTGTACTTCGGCGGCTCGTCAGACGCCGGAATCGCGGTGGCGGCCAAACACATCGACGTCTACCTGAGCCTGATCGAACCGCCGGACATGATTAAGCCGAAGCTGGACAAGGCCAAAGAAGCCGCCGCCCAGCACGGCCGCGAGATCGGCATCGGCATCCGCACGCATATCATCGTGCGCGACACGATGGAAGAGGCGTGGGCCGCGGCAGACGCGATCCTGAAGCACGTCACGCCGGAAGCGATCGCGGCACACCGCGAGAAGATGGCGCGCTTCGACTCAGTCGGGCAAAGCCGGATGATGCAGCTCTCCTCAAACAGCTACGATGGCCGCGACGCGCTGGAAGTCTACCCGAACCTGTGGGCCGGATTCAGTGTCGTGAACAAGGGCCTCGGCACAGCGATCGTCGGGACGCCGGAAGTCGTCGCCGAACGCCTGCAGCAGTACGTCGACCTGGGCGCGGACAAGTTCATCCTGAGCAGCTACCCGCACCTCGAAGAGTGCTACCGCGTGGCCGAAACTGTGCTGCCGCTGTGTTCATGGTGGAACCCGGACCATAACAAGGTCGCACACCGCAAAGATACCCTCGAGTGGCAGTGA
- a CDS encoding DUF4256 domain-containing protein: MDLSADEREALLKALKTRFEKNMKRHIGLEWAKVQARLNASAEKLWSLNEMERTGGEPDVVGHDPQTGEYIFYDCAAESPKGRRSLCYDRAAWEERKTFKPANNAMDVAAAMGIELLTEDQYRALQQLGNFDMKTSSWVKTPPDVRKLGGALFCDRRFGRVFVYHNGAESYYGARAFRGSLRI, from the coding sequence ATGGACTTATCCGCAGATGAACGTGAAGCGCTGCTCAAGGCATTGAAAACCCGCTTCGAGAAGAACATGAAACGCCACATAGGTCTTGAGTGGGCGAAAGTTCAAGCACGGCTGAACGCTAGCGCCGAAAAACTGTGGTCGCTCAATGAGATGGAACGAACCGGCGGCGAGCCGGACGTGGTCGGTCACGATCCACAGACCGGCGAATACATCTTCTACGATTGCGCGGCGGAAAGCCCCAAAGGGCGCCGGAGCCTGTGTTACGACCGCGCGGCGTGGGAGGAGCGCAAGACCTTCAAACCCGCAAACAACGCCATGGACGTCGCTGCGGCTATGGGCATTGAGCTCCTGACGGAAGACCAGTACCGCGCGCTGCAGCAGCTCGGGAATTTCGATATGAAGACCTCGAGCTGGGTGAAGACGCCGCCCGATGTCCGGAAACTGGGCGGCGCCCTCTTTTGTGACCGCCGCTTCGGCAGGGTATTCGTGTATCACAACGGCGCGGAGTCTTACTATGGTGCCCGGGCGTTCCGCGGCTCACTCAGGATTTAG
- a CDS encoding MFS transporter → MTSLSHQADPASSRYGWVIVIALSVTCTISFGILYYAFTVFIEPMQADLGWSKAEITGAYSLATLISGLVAAAIGRWIDNVGVRRLMTLGSIAATLLTLMWSSVISIPVFYLIWIGLGFAISAVFYEPAFALIFRWFTSRRSRPLTVLTFIAGFASVIFIPLSGTLVESLGWRSALVVLTLILAVTIPVHAFLLRDAVPESERSQIGAAPARKLPELEVHKRRDFWWLTIGFTLSMFVVSGMSVHLVPYLIGRGYAPAVAAGFGGAIGLVALPGRLIFTPLGARISRHVIAAMLFALQAIGLLALNLFGGDAGVWIFIVLYGAGFGAITPARAQLVAETFGAENYGTVSGRMTQIGALVRAAAPVAISVIFGIFSSYTFGIYLLAAVTLIGAFTILRAGQAGNRSEARVSSASA, encoded by the coding sequence TTGACTTCTCTTTCCCATCAAGCAGATCCGGCGTCCTCGCGCTATGGCTGGGTGATCGTCATCGCCCTCTCCGTGACCTGTACCATCTCCTTCGGCATCCTCTACTACGCCTTCACGGTCTTTATCGAGCCGATGCAGGCCGACTTGGGCTGGTCCAAGGCTGAGATCACCGGCGCCTATTCCCTCGCCACCCTCATCTCCGGCTTGGTTGCCGCCGCCATCGGCCGCTGGATCGACAATGTCGGGGTGCGCCGCCTGATGACCCTCGGCTCGATCGCCGCGACCTTGCTCACGCTGATGTGGTCCAGCGTCATCAGCATTCCCGTGTTCTATCTCATCTGGATTGGCCTCGGGTTCGCCATCTCCGCTGTCTTCTACGAACCCGCTTTCGCGCTCATCTTTCGCTGGTTCACCTCGCGCCGCAGCCGCCCGCTCACCGTCCTCACCTTCATCGCCGGTTTCGCCAGCGTCATCTTCATCCCGCTCTCCGGCACGCTGGTCGAGTCACTGGGCTGGCGCTCGGCGCTGGTCGTCCTTACCCTGATCCTGGCCGTCACCATCCCCGTCCACGCCTTCCTCCTGCGCGACGCGGTGCCGGAGTCCGAGCGCTCGCAGATCGGCGCGGCGCCTGCCCGCAAGCTGCCCGAGCTCGAAGTCCACAAGCGGCGTGACTTCTGGTGGCTCACCATTGGTTTCACGCTGTCAATGTTCGTCGTCTCCGGTATGAGCGTCCATCTCGTCCCCTACCTGATTGGCCGGGGCTATGCGCCGGCCGTCGCCGCCGGCTTCGGCGGGGCAATCGGCCTGGTCGCGCTTCCCGGTCGCCTGATTTTCACGCCGCTCGGCGCCCGCATCTCGCGTCATGTCATCGCCGCCATGCTCTTCGCGCTTCAGGCGATCGGTCTGCTGGCGCTCAACCTGTTTGGCGGCGACGCCGGCGTATGGATCTTCATCGTCCTCTATGGGGCGGGTTTCGGCGCCATCACGCCAGCCCGTGCCCAGCTGGTCGCGGAGACGTTCGGCGCGGAGAACTACGGCACGGTCAGTGGACGGATGACCCAGATCGGCGCGCTCGTGCGTGCCGCGGCGCCCGTCGCCATCAGCGTGATCTTCGGGATTTTCAGCAGCTATACCTTTGGCATCTATCTGCTTGCCGCGGTCACGCTGATCGGCGCGTTCACCATCTTGCGGGCAGGGCAGGCGGGAAACCGCTCGGAGGCGCGGGTCTCCAGCGCCTCAGCCTAG
- a CDS encoding ZIP family metal transporter, whose translation MQSPVVQALIATLFTWGVTALGAAWVFTTREVSRRMLDTMLGFTAGVMIAASFWSLLAPAIEMAEGGVLPAWFPAVTGFLAGGVFLRSIDMVLPHLHLWARRKDAEGIKTQWQKSILMVLAITLHNIPEGLAVGVAFGAVASGLPSASMAGAVALAIGIGLQNFPEGMAVAVPLRREGMSRIKSFWYGQLSAVVEPIAGVIGALAVLVIQPLLPYALSFAAGAMIFVVVEEVIPESQSGKHTDMATLGAMVGFAVMMLLDVALG comes from the coding sequence ATGCAGTCCCCGGTAGTGCAGGCATTGATCGCCACTTTATTTACGTGGGGCGTGACAGCCCTCGGCGCGGCATGGGTTTTCACGACCCGCGAGGTCAGCCGGAGGATGCTCGACACGATGCTCGGTTTTACCGCAGGCGTGATGATCGCGGCGAGCTTCTGGTCGCTGCTGGCGCCGGCGATCGAGATGGCGGAGGGCGGCGTGCTGCCGGCGTGGTTCCCGGCCGTGACGGGATTTCTGGCTGGTGGCGTGTTTCTCCGCAGCATCGATATGGTGCTCCCGCACCTGCACCTGTGGGCGCGGCGCAAGGATGCAGAGGGTATCAAGACGCAGTGGCAGAAGTCGATCCTGATGGTTTTGGCGATCACGCTGCACAACATCCCGGAAGGATTGGCGGTAGGCGTGGCCTTCGGGGCGGTCGCCAGCGGCCTGCCCTCGGCAAGCATGGCGGGGGCGGTCGCGCTGGCCATCGGCATCGGCCTGCAGAATTTTCCGGAAGGGATGGCCGTGGCGGTGCCGCTACGTCGCGAGGGGATGTCCCGGATCAAGAGCTTCTGGTACGGACAGCTCTCGGCGGTGGTCGAGCCGATTGCTGGTGTTATCGGCGCGCTTGCGGTACTGGTCATCCAGCCGCTCCTGCCCTACGCGCTCAGCTTTGCGGCAGGCGCGATGATCTTCGTGGTGGTCGAGGAAGTCATCCCCGAATCTCAGAGCGGAAAACATACCGATATGGCGACGCTGGGGGCGATGGTCGGGTTCGCGGTGATGATGCTGCTGGATGTCGCGCTAGGCTGA
- a CDS encoding citrate/2-methylcitrate synthase produces the protein MTSPAPTQQGLRNINVADSITSLVNGVEGRLTYVGYSIEDLAANALFEEVVYLLWNGRLPNKSELESLRAEIAANAVLPAEVLKFMLGLPKTANGMAVLRTVVSMLSIYDPDGENQALEAVKRKAVRLVGQITTACAAWIRISQGKDVIPPRPGLNLAENFVYMISGAADPVAVDAINVYLVLLAEHGMNASTFTSRVVTGTSADLHSAVVAAIGALKGPSHGGANSEAMRQFIEVGDPANVEKWFVDNIKSGHRKIMGIGHAIYKALDPRSQVLKEKARALALSSGNGKWFEIAEKLDQLARADEYFISRNLYANVDYYSAIVLYTLGIDIDSFTPLFAMSRIAGWSAHIIEQMQHNKLIRPDLNYTGPMGLPWTPVDER, from the coding sequence ATGACTAGCCCCGCACCAACTCAACAGGGTCTTCGCAACATCAATGTTGCAGACAGCATCACTAGTCTGGTCAATGGTGTTGAAGGCAGACTGACGTATGTCGGTTACAGCATAGAAGACCTCGCCGCAAATGCGCTTTTTGAAGAAGTAGTTTATTTACTTTGGAACGGCAGGCTCCCTAACAAGTCGGAGTTGGAAAGTCTGCGCGCCGAAATCGCCGCCAATGCGGTGCTTCCGGCTGAAGTCCTCAAATTTATGCTCGGCCTGCCCAAGACCGCGAACGGGATGGCCGTCCTGCGGACCGTCGTCTCGATGCTGTCCATCTATGATCCTGACGGCGAAAATCAGGCATTGGAAGCCGTAAAGCGTAAGGCCGTGCGCCTAGTCGGCCAGATCACAACCGCTTGCGCTGCCTGGATCCGCATCAGCCAGGGCAAAGACGTCATTCCCCCCCGCCCTGGCCTCAATCTGGCCGAGAACTTTGTATATATGATCAGCGGCGCGGCCGATCCGGTCGCTGTCGATGCGATCAATGTCTACCTCGTGCTGCTGGCTGAACACGGCATGAATGCCTCTACCTTCACCAGCCGCGTGGTCACCGGCACCAGCGCCGACCTGCACAGCGCGGTCGTCGCGGCCATCGGCGCCCTGAAGGGTCCGTCGCATGGCGGCGCCAACAGCGAAGCCATGCGCCAGTTCATCGAGGTCGGTGACCCGGCCAACGTCGAGAAGTGGTTTGTCGACAACATCAAGAGCGGCCACCGCAAGATCATGGGGATTGGTCACGCCATTTATAAGGCGCTCGACCCCCGCTCGCAGGTCCTCAAGGAAAAGGCGCGCGCGCTGGCTCTCAGCAGCGGTAACGGCAAGTGGTTCGAAATCGCCGAAAAGCTCGACCAGCTGGCCCGCGCGGACGAATACTTCATCAGCCGCAACCTCTACGCGAACGTAGACTACTACAGCGCGATCGTGCTCTACACGCTCGGGATCGACATTGACAGCTTCACGCCGCTGTTCGCCATGTCCCGTATCGCGGGCTGGTCGGCGCACATCATCGAACAGATGCAGCACAACAAGCTCATCCGGCCAGACCTGAACTATACCGGCCCGATGGGGCTGCCCTGGACTCCGGTCGACGAGCGCTAA
- a CDS encoding NAD(P)-dependent oxidoreductase, with protein sequence MFIPTRRRVLVTGGGTFLGDHIAAALVAEGADVTLLVRPGAEDKLGGLADRVRWATADVWDPASLRGRARGHHCVVHTVGSLTADPAQGLTHHRLNFVSARNVVNMCSSDGVPTCLLMSSARAPWLNRPYINSKREAEEYIKRVGVGAVIVRAPLVYRRGASRPLFYQLVNALRFIPPFGWLGLNRIAPLPVDVLARAVARAALNPRTVKPILFASDLRRLNTRDERRGRAAVISIDDLPTPLEGLDDDVPIGFSPRKR encoded by the coding sequence ATGTTTATTCCCACACGCCGACGCGTCCTGGTGACCGGTGGCGGTACATTTCTTGGTGACCATATCGCGGCCGCCCTCGTTGCCGAAGGCGCCGACGTCACGTTACTCGTGCGTCCCGGCGCCGAAGACAAGCTGGGCGGTTTAGCCGACCGCGTGCGCTGGGCAACCGCCGATGTATGGGACCCTGCCAGTTTGCGGGGCCGCGCACGGGGACACCATTGTGTTGTCCATACCGTGGGCAGCCTGACCGCCGACCCCGCGCAGGGACTCACCCATCACCGGCTGAACTTTGTTTCTGCACGCAACGTGGTCAATATGTGCAGCAGCGACGGGGTACCCACCTGCCTGCTGATGAGCAGCGCCCGCGCGCCGTGGCTCAATCGTCCCTACATCAATTCAAAACGAGAGGCCGAGGAATATATCAAACGGGTGGGGGTGGGGGCGGTCATCGTGCGCGCCCCGCTCGTCTACCGGCGTGGGGCATCGCGGCCGCTGTTCTACCAGCTCGTCAATGCCCTGCGTTTTATCCCGCCGTTTGGCTGGCTTGGACTGAATCGCATCGCGCCGCTGCCGGTGGATGTCCTCGCGCGGGCCGTCGCACGCGCCGCGCTAAACCCGCGAACAGTCAAGCCGATCCTGTTTGCATCGGATCTGCGCCGCCTGAACACGCGCGATGAACGGCGCGGTCGGGCCGCCGTCATCTCCATCGACGACCTGCCAACACCGCTGGAAGGCCTGGATGACGATGTCCCGATCGGGTTTTCGCCGCGAAAGCGGTAA
- a CDS encoding HPF/RaiA family ribosome-associated protein, with product MKLLVRSQNFRLQSDTEEFAQRKLEGLSRFLPNIREIRMELTRQENRRGEDTVIAQVTLTHERGAILRTEERANGFERTAIEAAITEALDKMYSRIKRFKGKREAARARGTAVKYSATLAEIEQSEDVPELAESEEVEPSVVVKRKHIPVGTMNEHEAIDQMELLGHTFFMYRDIATGGVNVVYKRRDGAYGVLAPSE from the coding sequence ATGAAACTCTTGGTTCGCAGCCAGAATTTCCGGCTCCAATCCGATACGGAGGAGTTTGCTCAGCGCAAGTTAGAGGGCTTGTCCCGCTTCTTGCCGAACATTCGCGAAATTCGCATGGAACTAACCCGGCAGGAGAATAGACGTGGCGAGGACACTGTCATAGCGCAGGTCACGCTGACGCATGAGCGCGGCGCGATCCTGCGCACGGAAGAACGGGCGAACGGGTTTGAGCGTACCGCCATTGAGGCGGCCATCACCGAAGCCCTGGACAAGATGTACTCCCGAATCAAGCGCTTTAAGGGCAAGCGTGAAGCGGCCCGGGCGCGCGGCACTGCCGTCAAATACTCTGCTACCCTCGCAGAAATCGAACAATCAGAAGATGTGCCGGAGCTCGCCGAAAGCGAAGAAGTCGAACCTTCGGTGGTGGTGAAGCGCAAGCACATCCCCGTCGGTACGATGAACGAACACGAGGCCATCGATCAGATGGAACTACTCGGACATACGTTCTTCATGTACCGCGATATCGCGACGGGCGGCGTGAACGTGGTGTACAAGCGGCGTGACGGCGCGTACGGCGTGTTGGCTCCCAGCGAATAG
- a CDS encoding type II secretion system F family protein gives MNPTLVGIAFIALALIAAGFAYIALRDSRGRDPLMERLAQFGHDDVPDSLEKIELSLSFRDRVVVPLLRWISSILTKFTPQSQLDTARKLLDQAGMTTEPATFFASRIMFMVALFVVGVLVFVILRVTNPAPLNAVLYSVGLGFLGYMLPVSSVNSRIRKRQQGIIRALPDALDLLVICVEAGLGFDQAIGKVYEKWENDLALAFGRVLKEIQLGKQRRDALRDMADRMDVPDVNAFIAAVIQADQLGVSMGKILRIQSDQMRVKRRQRAQERAHQAPIKMMIPMVLLIFPSIWIVLLGPAIIQVKNVFLRNSF, from the coding sequence ATGAATCCGACCTTAGTAGGGATCGCGTTCATCGCACTGGCATTAATCGCAGCGGGCTTTGCGTATATCGCGCTGCGCGACAGCCGCGGCCGCGACCCGCTCATGGAGCGGCTGGCGCAGTTCGGCCATGACGATGTACCTGATTCGCTGGAAAAGATTGAACTCTCGCTGTCGTTCCGCGACCGCGTCGTAGTCCCGCTACTGCGGTGGATCTCCAGCATCCTGACGAAGTTCACGCCGCAGTCCCAGCTCGATACGGCGCGAAAACTGCTAGATCAGGCCGGTATGACGACCGAACCTGCTACCTTCTTTGCGTCGCGCATCATGTTCATGGTCGCGCTGTTCGTGGTGGGCGTACTGGTCTTCGTGATACTGCGCGTTACCAACCCTGCCCCGTTGAATGCGGTGCTATACAGCGTCGGTCTGGGCTTTTTGGGCTATATGCTGCCGGTCTCGTCAGTCAACAGCCGGATCAGGAAGCGCCAGCAAGGCATTATCCGTGCGCTGCCGGACGCGCTTGACCTCTTGGTCATCTGCGTCGAAGCGGGTCTGGGTTTCGATCAGGCGATCGGCAAGGTTTACGAAAAATGGGAAAACGATTTGGCGCTGGCGTTTGGCCGCGTGCTGAAGGAAATTCAGCTCGGCAAACAGCGCCGTGATGCCCTGCGCGACATGGCTGACCGAATGGATGTCCCCGACGTTAACGCGTTCATCGCGGCAGTCATTCAGGCAGATCAACTGGGTGTAAGCATGGGCAAGATCCTACGTATTCAGTCCGACCAGATGCGTGTCAAGCGCCGCCAACGCGCTCAGGAACGTGCGCATCAGGCGCCGATCAAGATGATGATCCCGATGGTTTTGCTGATTTTCCCGTCGATTTGGATCGTACTACTCGGCCCGGCGATCATTCAGGTGAAGAACGTATTTCTCCGGAATTCGTTCTAA